cttcctccactacattaatgactgcattggcaccacctcatgctcccgcgaggaggttgcgCAATTCATCaacttggaggagaaagtgaggactgcagatgctggagatcagagctgaaaatgtgttgctggaaaagcgcggcaggtcaggcagcatccaaggagcaggagaatcgacgtttcgggcatgagcccttcttcaggaaagggctcatgcccgaaacgtcgattctcctgctccttggatgctgcctgacctgctgtgcttttccagcaacacattttcagcaattaatcaacttcaccaacacattccaccctgaccttaaatttacctggaccatctctgacacctccctccccttcctggacctctccatctccattaatgatgaccgacttgacaccgacatcttttgcaaacccaccgacttccacagctatctggattacacctcttcccaccctacctcctgcaaaaatgctatcccatattcccaattcctccgcctccgctgtatctgctcccaggaggaccagttccaccacagaacacaccagatggcctccttctttagagaccacaatttcccttcccacgtggttaaagataccctccaacgcatATCGTCCACATACGGTACCTCCGCCCTCagaacccacccctccaactgtaacaaggacaaaacgcccctggtgctcacattccaccctagcaatcttcgcataaaccaaatcatagaacagcacagaacaggcccttcagcccacggagttgtgctgaccactgatcctcatgtatgcaccctcaaatttctgtggcCATATGCATGTCctgtagtctcttaaatgtccccagtgacctaGCTTCCACAACTGATGCTGGCAACGCatcccatgctctcacaactctctgtgtaaagagcccgcctctgacatcccctctacactttcctccaactagcttaaaactatgacccctcacgtTAGTcacttctgccctgggaaatagtctctggctatcgactctatctatgcctctcattatcttgtatacctcaattaggaccctctcctcctccttttctccaatgaagagtccaagctcagtcaacttctcttcataagataagccctccagtccaggcagcatcttggtaaacctcctctgaaccctctccaaagcatccacatctttcctataataaggcgaccagaactggacggagtattccaagtgcagtccaACCAAAGTTTTaaagagctgcaacaagatctcacgactcttaaactcaaaccccctgttaatgaaagtcaaaacaccatatgctttcttaacaaccctgtccacttgggtggccattttaagggatctacgtacctgcacaccaagatccctctgttcctccacactgccaatgctatccttaatcctgtactcagctttcaaattcaaccttccaaaatgcatcacgtcgcatttatccaggttgaactccttctgccacctctcagcccatctctgcatcctgtcaatgtcccgctgcagtcTACAACAGCCCtttatactgtcaatgacacctccaacctttgtgtcatctgcaaacttgctgacccatccttcaatcccctcatccaagtcattaataaaaattacaaacagtagaggaccaaggacagagccctgtggaacaccacttaccACAaatttccaggcagaatattttccttctactaccactcgctatcttctgttggccagccaattctgcatccagacagctaagtttccctgtatcccattcctcctgaccttctgaatgagcctaccatggggaaccttatcaaatgccttgctgaagtccacatacaccacatccacagctcgaccctcatcaacgtttctagtcacatcctcaaagaactcacaAATCCgtattgactgcatttaatcaagccatgctcttccagatggtcataaatcctatccctcagaatcctttctaacaccttgcagataacagacgtgagacttactggtctgtaattgccggggatttccctatttcctttcttgaagagaggaaatacatttgcctctctccagtcatccgctgacatttccaccacctccaaacagaccccaccagggatatatttttctccccacccctttccgccttccgcaaagaccattccctccatgactacctggtcaggtctacgcccccctacaacccaccctcccgtcctggcatcttcccctgccaacgcaggaattgcaaaacatgtacccacacctcctccctcacctccatccaaggccctaaaagagccttccacatccatcaaagttttacctgcacatccaccaatatcatttattgtatctgttgctcccgatgcggtctcctccaaattggggagactggacacctcctagcagagcgctttagggaacatctctgggacacccgcaccaatcaaccacaccgccctgtggcccaacatttcaactccccctcccactctgccaaggacatggaggtcctgggcctccttcaccgctgctccctcaccaccagacgcctggaggaagaacacctcatcttccgccttgaaacacttctatgctactttctccccacccccacccttctgtcatttatctctccacccttcaggcaatctccctgtattcctgatgaagggcttttgcctgaaacatcgattttcctgccccttggatgctgcctgaactgctgtgcttttccagcaccactctaacccagaatctggtttccagcatctgcagtcattgtttttacctggctaTAATGTCAGATGGCTGCCAGGAGCAAGTCTTCAATGAGGGTCAGGAGAATGCTGAACAAAAGAATGGGTTACATTGTCCTGCGAGTGACAAACTCTTTATTGATCTTGCATTTACCCAGACATTGTCCATTATGTTTTTGAAATGGCACATTACTGAGAGTTCAGAGGCCCAAATGGCACTGCAGTTTCTGCAGGATGTTTTGgaagtgtgtgaacagagtgctCCGCCTCCCTCTGCAATCAGTTTGAATGAACAAAGTCAAAACCAGAGATTGATTAGAATATTTATATAAAGCCAAAAATAGATTTAAAAGCTCGATAGTGTTGGAGAAAGCAGGATGGGTACACACATTTCGGTCGAACTGATCCAAACCAATCAGATTTCCCAAACTGAATGAGCCCTATTTGCCTCCATTTggtccagatctctctgaacctctcctatccatgcacttgtccaaatatcttttaaatgttgtaactgtatcagccactaccactttctctggcagcttattccacacactctgcatgaaaatgttgcttttccggtcccttttaagtctttcccctctcaccttaaacctgtgccgtctagttttgaactcccctaccatTGGAATATGACCTTGGCCGATCactttatctatacctctcatgattttataaacctcaataaggtcacctctcagcctccgaagctccattGCCACAGCCTAgactccagcctctccttacagctcaaaccgcacccccccccccagttccAGTAATTGGAATGGTTTTCCATACCCTTTCTGGTTTAACAACATGTGGTTAGTATGTttgtcacatgggatccaggaataactaattggatacaaaattggcttgattgcATTTTGTTGAAATTGCACATAATCTGGAGGcagtcagtcaatgtaacattttataaatacctactttggaaataaaaccaatcTGACTCCAGGATgggacagactctaacctcacatctttaatgcattgtctgagttgagatATCAACTTTTTATGAAATAACTTAAAAGTCGTATCAGTATATCTTGGGGCAGTGAAATGAaacaaattctgggatttacatattaatcaatcgaaaccttcatccccattctaagtgactAAAGACTTAACAGTGACCTAGGTTTGTCTAATACATTGCAAGATTTGTATGTCACTTTGGTTTTTTACTATAAATCATGTCCTATTTatcctgtcccactagctacctgacaaaggagcagcacctGTTTTTTGAAAATTTGtatttttaaataaacctgttggactatgacctaatgtcatgtgatttttgactttgatgGTAGGAGAGAGGATAGGGCCCTCTCCGAGCACAGAGGTAGTATACCTACCATGTTCTCAAACGGTGCCGGCTGAAAGGACATAGGCAAGATGATGCACTGGATAGGATCACTGTGCTGCAAATTCAGTACTGTCAACACAAGGGAATAACTTTCTCTGGTGACCTACCAACCAATCTGAAGTCAGCGATGGTGCTTTTGGTGACCTTATGTGATCGATCACAAGTGGGTGGACCATGTTGGGATCCACACTGTCTATTGAAGGCAGAAATAAAAGGTGGATTGCAGTGAACCATTTGGTCCAGAGAAGCCAAGCCACTAAAACAGAATGAAAACTTATGGAAGCTCATACTGACTAATTGGTGCTTGGATTTCTTGGACAGAAAGCAACCTCTCGTCCCATTGTATCTAAGCCAGCGGAGAAAAAACCAACCAGCCTAATCCCCCATTTTCCCAGCCACAGTATTTTCCTTCCCGTCACCTCAGCACTGCTCCCCAGTGGATCAAGCAACGGCAACCCACCCTTGGCTTGATATCAACCACTGTCTTTAAACTGGCTGATTGCAATGTCAACCAGCACCAGGGCACTGGAGACCCTACTCATTCCAACAGCTCAGCAAGTAAAGTTCTCATACACAACATGGACATTTGGCAGAAATGACAACAAGCCCGGGGATGCGGTCAGGCTGCAACAAAATAAGACACTTAAAGTCAGCACCTGAAAAGGAGATTAACAAAGGCAACGTTAAATTCTTCAATAAAATCAGAAGAATAAAGTTGGAAATAATCAAGAAAGTAGATTGCATCTGCACAGAGGAAAAACTGAGTCAACATTTTTGACtgatgacccttcatcagaaacagTTCCTCCAGTGTTGGTTTTAGGGATACTATTTCTCAGAAAAGgaaccaaaaaaaaaacacaattcctTCATTAACCAACTCGAACAACAGAATCCATTGTGTTACCAAATGTAGAAGCATAGAGATGTTTGTACTTAGAAAGATACTCCATTGTAATGGCAAATAAATGATGTTGGAATGTATATGGCACAGAAAGCGGCCTCTCGTCCCATTGTGTTAAAAGAAAGGCTTCTGTTAATATAGTACTCTTCACAACCTCAGGACATTTCAAACTGCTTTATAGACAATAAAGTACTTTTCCTAAGTGTTGTTATTGCCTTAATGCAGAAAGTTACTCCTGGGCAATCAAAcatttgactgtctctgactcagACGGCAACTAAGTAACCCAGGGAAACATCCGTAATAGAGAGCAGCTGGTAGAACATAATCATTCTTTTCAGAAGGTAAGAGGGATAAAGCAATGTCTACCACTAAACATATTTATATTACGTAGCATCGGTTTGTTCGGGTTAATATTTGGGATTGTATAGACAACACCTTTCATAAGGGTGATATAAGAGAATTGATATTTGAGAATTGAAGGGAGAATGATGAGGCTACAACATTGTAAAATCCAGTAAAGTGAATGATTTATTGTTCCTTCAATTTAGAACAAATTAGTTGTTTAAATATAAAAATATAACTCCTGGTTAATTCCTGTATCAAACATTTCTTTGAATGGTGTGTAAATAATATTGTTTTGTAGCCAATCTACTTTGTACAACACACTTGAAAATGAAAATGCTTTTTTGGATTAAATAGCTCATTCAATTCCTTCTCCAATCCCTACTGAATGGAAACAAGATTTTAATACATTGTAGTAGCAAACCTTCAGCCGACTCTGATTTATGTTTATGCTAGAGTTAGAGCTGAAAGATCCTCAAGATCTGATAAGCTGCACTCTCAGGTTCAAAGAGGTAGCTGTAGAGATACATGCACTTGTTATGATTTTCTAAAATGCTCTATATTATAGAATACTCTGAAGGaattggaaatttgaaacaattgATTTGTCCAGCCATTTCAGACAGCAATTAAATGCTATACAGCTTTAAGACTGGAATCACATCATATTTCGATAATCTTTAACATTGTAAAATCTCAGGCAATATTTCACAGGACAAAATATCAGAAAATTAATTAACCTACCCCTGCCACCCCAAGATGATATCAGGAGAAGCCATTCAAAAGTAGGTATTGATGAGCATCTTAATGAAAGAGTAAGAAGAAGAGAGTTTTTGGGAAGGAATTGCAGAAGTTAGACAATTGGAGGCACAGCCAACAATGGAAGAGATGAGGAAATTGAATTGCTCAGAACAAGCGGATTGAGGAATCTCAGGATTGTAGAGGCATTGATTCGAAGGGGTTGAGAGTGAAGGATTGGTGTAGGAGTACAAAAAtgcatttgtgttttttttaagacaAGCAGAATGTTATAAAGATGAGAGAAGCATGAATATGCCTGGAAGGCAACTGGAATAAAAGTATTAATATAGCCCAAACATTGGTTTAAAGACGACAGTGTAAGCCCCCAGCTACTACTATTGTCTCCCCAGTGATGTACGCTGCATCCTGTGAACAGAGAAAGGAGACGGTGCCAGCACACTCCTCTGGCTCCCCGAGCCGGCGCATGGCAATAGTTCCCTCAGACTCTTGGCGCAAACTGTCATCTGACCATAATGCAGAGCTGAACTTTGTCTTGATGATGCCTGGGGCCAAGCAGTTAACGCGGATGTTAGCAGGGGCCAGTTCAGTGGCTAATACTTTGGTTAAGCCCAGGAGAGCCGTCTTACTGACACTATAGGGCCCGATGGTAGCGAAGGGTTGGTAGCCAGCAGCAGAGCTCACCAGCACAATGGAGCCACCGCCTCGTTGCTCCATGTGTGGTACAACCAGTTTGGCCAGGAGGAAAGCTGCTTTCACGTTAATCTCGAAAATTTTGTCCCAGGCTTCCTCAGAGCAGTCAAGGGCCTTCCCTGCAAAGGGATTGGCTGCGGCGTTGGACACCAGGATGTCGATGGCTCCGTGGCGCTTCAGCGTCTCGCTGACCAGGGCCTCGCGATCCTCCCTCTTGCCCACATGGCAGACAGTGCCTGAAACAGAAAGACCCTCCGCCTGCAACTGTCTCACCGCATTGCAAACACTTTCCTTCTTGCGACTGCTCATCACAACCTGGGCTCCATCCCGGGCTAGGCGCCGGGCAATAGCCAGTCCAATCCCTTGGGTAGAGGCGGTGACCATTGCCACCTTACCACTCAACACCCTGAGCTGCATGGTTTGAAGCTTTGGGAAGGAAAACAGGAAGTGCTCCAAATGTCCAAACTATCCAATCCAATTTCTCTCCCTCTGCAATGATCCGGAAGTAGGATCCCGTGCACGGCGGCTCACGTGACACAAGGAGGCGAGAGGAACCACAGTCCAGCCAATCGGAGCCCTGATTAAAACGCGCGGCCAATCAGCACGTGAGTCGGGCTTGACCACGGTCACAAGACTGGACTTCGGTTCAACGATTGGTCCAGGGACAGAGAAGGtggggagagaacaagagacatCACGGAGTCACCGGCGGTCGGTAAATGAAGCGGGGAGCTGGATGGGGGGGGGCAGGTTACTCTGACCCCATGGTACTCTATTCGAAAGGCTCGCGGCGTATCGGTCTAATTAGCATAACCGTCATCTCGTTAACATAACGGTCGCCCGATTAGCATAATAGTCACTGATTTGCATAACGGTCGCAGGGTCCAGGTGAGGTTTGAGTCTGAGGGAGATGTTTCTATTGATGCGAGAAAACACTGAAAGGAATTGAGAAAAAACGCAAGACAAGCCGGACTAACCTCTCCATTTTTGGTTTTATAcatgttttctttctttctcgCTCTAAGATATGGGAATTTCCTACACACGAACCTCGGCGATTTAAGAACCACCTTGAGTTCATTGATAAGCTGTTTCGATCACTTAACGAGACGACAATTCCTTCTTAGATGCTGTTTCTCCACTTGGAGTTACTCAAACCAGAAAGACCGGAATGAATGGCGCACAAGGCGATGTGTTACCGTTGTAGG
The DNA window shown above is from Chiloscyllium punctatum isolate Juve2018m chromosome 34, sChiPun1.3, whole genome shotgun sequence and carries:
- the LOC140458849 gene encoding dehydrogenase/reductase SDR family member 4-like encodes the protein MQLRVLSGKVAMVTASTQGIGLAIARRLARDGAQVVMSSRKKESVCNAVRQLQAEGLSVSGTVCHVGKREDREALVSETLKRHGAIDILVSNAAANPFAGKALDCSEEAWDKIFEINVKAAFLLAKLVVPHMEQRGGGSIVLVSSAAGYQPFATIGPYSVSKTALLGLTKVLATELAPANIRVNCLAPGIIKTKFSSALWSDDSLRQESEGTIAMRRLGEPEECAGTVSFLCSQDAAYITGETIVVAGGLHCRL